One window of the Deltaproteobacteria bacterium genome contains the following:
- a CDS encoding universal stress protein — protein MAPLRAGQRRGSRAAPARLPPAPGPEAKPAGEFKTILVAQEYPDRATPWLELALRIAHAERSELTVLHVLPRAGYASNAHHVDLEPEKAPEKLERLVAELDATVPVRIDARRGDASDLIPAVALQIGADLVVMGAERNRDGWPGRVTDRVARAGLPAVLVVWPEADAEEEFEG, from the coding sequence ATTGCGCCGCTTCGTGCTGGGCAGCGTCGCGGATCGCGTGCTGCGCCGGCCCGGCTGCCCCCTGCTCCTGGTCCGGAGGCGAAGCCAGCCGGCGAGTTCAAGACGATCCTGGTCGCGCAGGAGTACCCGGACCGCGCCACGCCGTGGCTGGAGCTCGCGCTGCGGATCGCGCACGCCGAACGCTCGGAGCTGACCGTGCTGCACGTGCTCCCTCGCGCGGGCTACGCCTCCAACGCCCACCACGTCGACCTCGAGCCGGAGAAGGCACCGGAGAAGCTGGAGCGCCTGGTCGCCGAGCTGGACGCGACCGTGCCGGTGCGGATCGACGCCCGGCGCGGCGACGCCTCCGACCTGATCCCCGCGGTGGCGCTGCAGATCGGCGCGGATCTGGTCGTGATGGGGGCCGAGCGCAATCGCGACGGATGGCCCGGCCGGGTCACCGACCGGGTGGCGCGAGCGGGCCTGCCTGCAGTGCTCGTGGTCTGGCCCGAGGCCGACGCG